A genomic segment from Alistipes senegalensis JC50 encodes:
- a CDS encoding RagB/SusD family nutrient uptake outer membrane protein, producing the protein MKFKHIAAVLAGAAALSAPSCDLNEKFYSEVTPDTFFTSPESTYAVLCRPFTHWKWYIGADRWYLQELTTDEMTCPKRGADWYNGGEYYRLHYHTWSPDDRFVVNTYDGTTGGISRALEAKADLEGVDYNAIGLSDAVKADHINQLNAITAYFYMKGLDYFGGMPIYHSVNDGLRPRNTALETYRHVETLLKNAIPALAKKSSLGAPEDGYIKQAAAAAMLAQLYFNAEAYIGEEHFDECAQICRDIIGGLYGVYELDGTWYGPHTFDNDSSHEAIWNVPSENSKVEWSWYFKYFYHYSSYVYFDIETAGYNGFILTPSLNPQGSYYTQWKLGSPYRKFNDKDLRKKPYRYLGNKRYEGMFLVGKQVNFDDPTKVCLGQKEYSGKVINMVDQVARFSEVGSKYGSVAELTSTMADGEENSGIRLVKSPQPNLADKQLRWNPDCPVIRLSEIYYMLAECELRAGHKKEAAELINQVRARNFENRNDPDPVTADNLDEYRMLDEWMIEFLGEGRRRTDLIRWGAFTSESWWDHTPSNDKNMNRFPIPNSAISANNLIKQNPGYGGTAEE; encoded by the coding sequence ATGAAATTCAAACATATAGCAGCCGTATTGGCCGGAGCGGCCGCACTCTCCGCGCCTTCCTGCGATCTCAACGAGAAGTTCTATTCGGAGGTGACCCCCGACACGTTCTTCACCTCGCCCGAGAGCACCTATGCCGTGCTGTGCCGCCCCTTCACCCATTGGAAGTGGTACATCGGCGCCGACCGCTGGTACCTCCAGGAACTGACGACCGACGAAATGACCTGTCCCAAACGCGGCGCGGACTGGTACAACGGCGGAGAGTACTACCGCCTGCACTACCACACCTGGTCGCCCGACGACCGTTTCGTCGTGAACACCTACGACGGCACGACGGGCGGCATTTCGCGGGCTCTGGAGGCCAAAGCCGATCTGGAAGGCGTCGATTACAACGCCATCGGGCTCAGCGACGCCGTCAAGGCCGACCACATCAACCAGCTGAACGCCATCACGGCCTACTTCTACATGAAAGGTCTCGACTATTTCGGAGGGATGCCGATTTACCATTCGGTGAACGACGGTCTGCGCCCCCGCAATACGGCGCTCGAAACCTACCGGCACGTCGAAACGCTGCTCAAAAACGCCATCCCCGCCCTGGCGAAGAAATCCTCGCTCGGAGCCCCGGAGGACGGCTACATCAAGCAGGCTGCCGCGGCGGCGATGTTGGCCCAGCTCTATTTCAACGCCGAAGCGTACATCGGCGAGGAGCACTTCGACGAATGCGCGCAGATCTGCCGCGACATCATCGGCGGCCTTTACGGCGTCTACGAACTGGACGGCACGTGGTACGGCCCCCACACGTTCGACAACGACTCTTCGCACGAGGCGATCTGGAACGTTCCGTCGGAGAACTCGAAGGTCGAGTGGAGCTGGTATTTCAAGTATTTCTACCACTATTCGTCCTATGTCTATTTCGACATCGAAACCGCCGGTTACAACGGCTTCATCCTGACGCCTTCGCTCAACCCGCAGGGGAGCTACTACACCCAGTGGAAGCTGGGCAGCCCCTACCGCAAGTTCAACGACAAGGACCTGCGCAAGAAGCCCTACCGCTATCTCGGCAACAAGCGATACGAGGGCATGTTCCTCGTCGGCAAGCAGGTCAACTTCGACGATCCGACCAAAGTGTGCCTGGGACAGAAAGAGTACAGCGGCAAAGTTATCAATATGGTGGATCAGGTGGCCCGCTTCTCGGAGGTGGGCAGCAAATACGGCTCGGTGGCCGAACTGACTTCGACGATGGCCGACGGCGAGGAGAATTCGGGCATCCGTCTGGTGAAATCCCCGCAGCCCAACCTTGCGGACAAGCAGCTGCGCTGGAATCCCGACTGCCCGGTCATCCGCCTGTCGGAGATCTATTACATGCTGGCCGAATGCGAACTGCGCGCCGGGCACAAGAAAGAGGCCGCCGAGCTGATCAATCAAGTGCGTGCGCGCAACTTCGAGAACCGCAACGACCCTGATCCCGTGACCGCGGACAATCTCGACGAGTACCGCATGCTCGACGAATGGATGATCGAGTTCCTCGGAGAGGGACGCCGCCGCACCGATCTGATCCGCTGGGGCGCGTTCACCTCCGAGTCGTGGTGGGACCACACCCCCTCGAATGACAAGAACATGAACCGCTTCCCGATTCCCAACTCGGCCATATCGGCCAACAACCTGATCAAGCAGAATCCGGGGTACGGAGGTACGGCCGAAGAGTAG
- a CDS encoding calcineurin-like phosphoesterase C-terminal domain-containing protein, which translates to MIKHLFKYLLIVLLAGGFTACSEDEGAQILGGLYEKVDIAPEPGMNLVGRVTDGKNPIEGAVVSDGFTVTTTDAQGVYQMRVKKSTPFVFVSVPADCEIPVENGMPKIYKKIALGDNDVVQRSFTLERTGKKERFTLLALADVQIGRDDEVVMLEKEVLPLLVPYVQQLDKPVYGISLGDLVWDNMPFHSVYKEQIRKIGVPVFQVIGNHDHDKAIGMDTEADHSFRAAFGPTYYSYNIGDCHFVVLDDVLYTGSSNYTAEITEAQMAWLEQDLKHVPKDKLIIIGVHIATSRRNRPTSHIANYRELYALLDGYNVRILSGHSHNNYTTTISETIEENTLGAVMGAYWNGEELCNDGSPRGYAVYEIEGNRIANWYYKGTAYPKEYQMYLYGPGQAVSEQYRGGLIFNIFNWHSTWTVEVREDDAAWTTLPSGSNLKYEMDRRAYDFMYGDTKPEHRPTAEPETNNDHMFYYEPSSATWSEVTVKASDPYGNVYTESIRNE; encoded by the coding sequence ATGATCAAACACCTGTTCAAATACCTGCTGATAGTCCTGCTCGCCGGAGGGTTCACGGCCTGCTCCGAAGACGAAGGCGCCCAAATACTCGGCGGCCTTTACGAAAAGGTTGACATCGCCCCCGAACCCGGCATGAACCTCGTGGGCCGCGTGACCGACGGCAAGAATCCGATCGAAGGCGCGGTCGTGAGCGACGGCTTCACCGTAACGACCACCGATGCGCAGGGGGTCTACCAGATGCGCGTGAAGAAGAGCACTCCGTTCGTGTTCGTCTCGGTGCCCGCCGACTGCGAGATCCCGGTGGAGAACGGCATGCCGAAGATCTATAAGAAAATTGCCCTGGGCGACAACGACGTTGTGCAGCGCAGTTTCACGCTCGAACGCACCGGCAAAAAGGAGCGGTTCACCCTGCTGGCGCTGGCCGACGTGCAGATCGGCCGCGACGACGAGGTCGTGATGCTCGAAAAAGAGGTGCTGCCCCTGCTGGTGCCCTACGTACAGCAGCTGGACAAACCGGTCTACGGCATTTCGCTGGGCGACCTGGTGTGGGACAACATGCCCTTCCACAGCGTCTACAAGGAGCAGATCCGGAAGATCGGCGTACCCGTCTTCCAGGTGATCGGCAACCACGACCACGACAAGGCCATCGGCATGGACACGGAGGCCGACCACAGTTTCCGTGCGGCGTTCGGCCCCACCTATTATTCGTACAACATCGGCGACTGCCACTTCGTCGTGCTCGACGACGTGCTCTACACCGGCTCTTCCAACTACACCGCCGAAATCACCGAGGCGCAGATGGCATGGCTGGAACAGGACCTGAAACACGTGCCCAAAGACAAACTCATCATCATAGGAGTGCATATCGCCACCTCGCGCCGCAACCGCCCCACGAGCCACATCGCCAACTACCGGGAGCTCTACGCCCTGCTCGACGGATACAATGTCCGCATCCTTTCGGGACACTCGCACAACAACTACACCACGACGATCTCCGAAACCATCGAGGAGAACACGCTCGGCGCCGTGATGGGCGCCTACTGGAACGGCGAGGAGCTGTGCAACGACGGCAGCCCCCGCGGCTATGCGGTCTACGAGATCGAGGGCAACCGGATCGCAAACTGGTATTATAAGGGTACGGCCTATCCCAAGGAGTACCAGATGTACCTCTACGGTCCCGGGCAGGCGGTGTCCGAGCAATACCGCGGCGGGCTGATCTTCAACATCTTCAACTGGCACTCCACCTGGACGGTCGAGGTCCGGGAGGACGATGCCGCCTGGACGACCCTGCCCTCCGGATCGAACCTGAAATACGAAATGGACCGCCGGGCCTACGACTTCATGTACGGCGACACCAAACCCGAGCACCGCCCGACGGCCGAACCGGAGACGAACAACGACCACATGTTCTATTACGAACCGTCGTCCGCGACATGGAGCGAAGTCACGGTAAAGGCGTCCGACCCCTACGGAAACGTCTATACCGAGAGTATCCGGAACGAATAG
- a CDS encoding glycoside hydrolase family 31 protein gives MKKFFPTLLLLLSCGLSAVAQPSGNPLVFGENRLTLITPTLFRLEFARDGKFIDDPTIFAYDRSNLLPADRFEVRALGGDRYEITTEALRIVYEHDGFPFGLHNFAAYYKLNGKEKKFTNRCIFRNNLGGPVETLDRVTGEIPMQDGLLSRDGWYVIDDERSDLLVDGWLRPRDTRSHVQDQYCFVYGNDYKAALADLGAIGGRVPMTRKYIHGVWYCRYWDYTSEEFLSIIDGYEQNDFPLDNLVFDMGWHTYTARTGTGHAGSRSWTGYTWERERIPDPEALIAEVHRRGVTVSLNDHPHDGIRPHEEMYGAFMKDMGADPAKPLLFDLGDRKYMETFFKHAHHTTEDMGVDFWWLDWQQNYLYPEVRGYRSTSLQWINELYYRETERKGLRGAGYSRWAGWGDHRHPIQFSGDAQANWEMLAFEVKLTAASGNAGCYYWAHDIGGFRGDPNPELTVRWTQFGALSAALRVHSTKDARLDRRPWISGERETAAMRRMYHMRSELMPYVYSSVWQTHSTMVPLNRPMYIEYGGDERAYCNEQEFLFGDLLLAAPIASPGTGPDKVASQRVWFPGEDVWYDFFTHERFDGGRECEISKPLEEFPLYVRGGWVLPMQPYTPRPASTPLTTLVMRVYPSAGDADNTYTLYEDDGVTRDYERGAYATTQLNYRRTGRVTTVTVRPTAGSYEGQVVKRAYRLQLPAAGKIEKAKVGGRSVKPVFDEKLKCRVIEVPATDIRREVKIEIIV, from the coding sequence ATGAAAAAATTTTTCCCGACACTTCTGCTCTTGCTGAGCTGCGGACTTTCGGCCGTCGCACAGCCATCAGGGAATCCGCTCGTCTTCGGCGAGAACCGCCTGACGCTCATCACGCCGACGCTCTTCCGGCTGGAATTCGCCCGCGACGGCAAATTCATCGACGATCCCACGATCTTCGCCTACGACCGTTCGAACCTGCTTCCCGCGGACCGGTTCGAGGTGCGGGCGCTGGGCGGCGACCGCTACGAGATCACGACCGAAGCCCTGCGTATCGTCTACGAGCACGACGGCTTCCCGTTCGGACTGCACAACTTCGCGGCCTACTACAAGCTCAACGGCAAGGAAAAGAAGTTCACCAACCGCTGCATCTTCCGCAACAACCTCGGCGGCCCGGTCGAAACCCTCGACCGCGTCACCGGTGAAATCCCCATGCAGGACGGGTTGCTGAGCCGCGACGGCTGGTACGTGATCGACGACGAACGCTCCGACCTGCTGGTCGATGGATGGCTCCGGCCGCGCGACACCCGCAGCCATGTGCAGGACCAGTACTGCTTCGTCTACGGCAACGACTACAAGGCCGCGCTGGCCGACCTGGGAGCCATCGGCGGACGGGTTCCGATGACCCGCAAATACATCCACGGCGTCTGGTACTGCCGCTACTGGGACTACACCTCCGAGGAGTTCCTCTCGATCATCGACGGCTACGAGCAGAACGACTTCCCGCTCGACAACCTCGTCTTCGACATGGGCTGGCACACCTATACGGCCCGAACCGGCACCGGTCATGCCGGCAGCCGCAGCTGGACGGGCTATACCTGGGAGCGCGAACGCATTCCCGATCCCGAAGCGCTGATCGCCGAGGTGCACCGCCGCGGCGTGACCGTATCGCTCAACGACCATCCGCACGACGGCATCCGTCCCCACGAGGAGATGTACGGCGCCTTTATGAAGGATATGGGGGCCGATCCGGCCAAACCGCTCCTTTTCGACCTGGGCGACCGCAAATACATGGAGACCTTCTTCAAACACGCCCATCACACCACCGAGGATATGGGCGTCGATTTCTGGTGGCTCGACTGGCAGCAGAACTACCTCTATCCCGAGGTGCGGGGATACCGTTCCACCTCGTTGCAGTGGATCAACGAACTTTACTACCGCGAAACGGAGCGGAAAGGGCTGCGCGGCGCGGGTTACAGCCGTTGGGCCGGGTGGGGCGACCACCGCCATCCCATCCAGTTCTCGGGCGACGCGCAGGCCAACTGGGAGATGCTGGCTTTCGAGGTCAAGCTCACGGCCGCCAGCGGCAATGCGGGCTGCTACTACTGGGCGCACGACATCGGCGGATTCCGCGGCGACCCCAATCCCGAACTTACCGTGCGCTGGACGCAGTTCGGAGCCTTGTCGGCCGCCCTGCGCGTGCACTCGACCAAGGATGCGCGGCTCGACCGCCGTCCGTGGATCAGCGGCGAACGCGAAACCGCCGCCATGCGCCGCATGTACCACATGCGCTCGGAGCTGATGCCCTACGTTTACAGCAGCGTCTGGCAGACCCATTCGACGATGGTGCCGCTGAACCGCCCGATGTATATCGAATACGGCGGCGACGAACGCGCATACTGCAACGAGCAGGAGTTCCTTTTCGGGGACCTGCTGCTCGCCGCCCCCATCGCCTCGCCCGGCACGGGCCCCGACAAGGTCGCTTCGCAACGGGTGTGGTTCCCCGGAGAGGATGTCTGGTACGACTTCTTCACCCATGAACGCTTCGACGGCGGCCGGGAGTGCGAAATATCCAAGCCGCTCGAAGAGTTTCCGCTCTACGTCCGGGGAGGCTGGGTGCTGCCCATGCAGCCCTATACGCCGCGGCCGGCCTCGACGCCGCTCACGACGCTCGTCATGCGCGTCTACCCCTCGGCCGGCGATGCCGACAACACCTATACGCTCTACGAGGACGACGGAGTGACCCGCGATTACGAACGGGGTGCGTATGCGACCACGCAACTCAATTACCGCCGGACGGGGCGGGTGACGACCGTAACGGTCCGTCCCACCGCAGGCTCTTACGAAGGTCAGGTCGTCAAACGCGCCTACCGGCTTCAGCTCCCCGCCGCCGGAAAGATCGAAAAAGCGAAGGTCGGGGGCCGCAGCGTGAAGCCCGTGTTCGATGAAAAGCTGAAATGCCGTGTGATAGAGGTCCCCGCGACCGACATCCGCCGGGAGGTGAAGATCGAAATCATCGTTTGA
- a CDS encoding DUF6377 domain-containing protein has product MKTFPPYIACALCLAGLVACRQSETELLLAELDRTIENKAVYTERFNLRADSLRRALRDADDDTRRWQTANRLFDAYITYNIDTAARYVALMYDLAEHTGRRDMKFLSTTCDISVLIGRNNIEDAYDRIRSLDTAGITKRMRASYYTQQMVVYGRLASQNTSESRSRAYADTLARIRRVRIGFDGHSYVTRQRLRAIDLLSQQRCDEALDVLLPLYNPRQSSRTLARVAYNIANVYETLGDREQRKYWLARAAVNDLRTPVREYLSLYELALMMFEEKDMERAARYIQCTVADMLSCNYNTRIFHSSQAEMIINQAVVYSINSRSRILTVMVSVFLLLLVIIALLLFHTQRQHLRLRRNTSLIYEVNRRLHERNEQFRIVNDRLRDANKIKDSYVFRYMQLASHYIGRVDEYRMELRKTAKTDGTEALMRKLRSPSDVDRNYRDFYRIFDETFLGIFPDFVERVNELLEEPARFPVRSDGALSTELRILAVMRLGITDSGCIASFLNCASATVYTYRTKLRNSALGSRSDFERKIQHIGL; this is encoded by the coding sequence ATGAAGACTTTTCCGCCATATATCGCCTGCGCTCTCTGCCTTGCCGGACTCGTCGCCTGCCGCCAGAGCGAAACGGAATTGTTGCTGGCCGAACTGGACCGTACCATCGAGAACAAGGCCGTTTACACCGAGCGTTTCAACCTCCGCGCCGATTCGCTGCGCCGGGCGCTGCGGGACGCCGACGACGACACGCGGCGCTGGCAGACCGCGAACCGGCTTTTCGACGCCTACATCACCTACAATATCGACACGGCCGCCCGTTACGTCGCCCTGATGTACGACCTTGCCGAGCACACGGGCCGCCGGGACATGAAGTTTCTGTCCACCACCTGCGACATATCCGTCCTGATCGGCCGCAACAACATCGAAGACGCCTACGACCGGATTCGGTCGCTCGACACCGCAGGCATCACCAAGCGGATGCGTGCGAGCTACTACACTCAGCAGATGGTCGTCTACGGGCGTCTCGCCTCGCAGAACACCTCCGAATCCCGCAGCAGGGCCTATGCCGACACGCTCGCCCGGATACGGCGCGTGCGCATCGGCTTCGACGGACACTCGTACGTCACACGCCAACGGCTGCGGGCCATCGACCTGCTGTCGCAGCAGCGTTGCGACGAGGCGCTCGATGTGCTGCTGCCGCTTTACAATCCCCGGCAGAGTTCGCGGACACTGGCCCGCGTGGCGTACAACATAGCCAACGTATACGAAACCCTCGGCGACCGCGAGCAGCGCAAATACTGGCTCGCCCGCGCCGCGGTAAACGACCTGCGAACCCCCGTCAGGGAGTACCTCTCCCTGTACGAACTGGCGCTGATGATGTTCGAGGAGAAGGACATGGAGCGTGCGGCCCGCTATATTCAGTGCACGGTCGCCGATATGCTTTCGTGCAACTACAACACGCGCATCTTCCATTCGAGCCAGGCCGAGATGATCATCAATCAGGCCGTGGTTTACAGCATCAACTCCCGCAGCCGCATCCTGACGGTCATGGTCAGCGTTTTCCTGCTTCTGCTGGTGATCATAGCCCTGCTGCTGTTCCACACGCAGCGCCAGCACCTGCGGCTGAGGCGCAACACCTCCCTGATTTACGAAGTCAACAGGCGGCTTCACGAACGCAACGAACAGTTCCGGATCGTGAACGACCGTCTGCGCGACGCCAACAAGATCAAGGACAGTTATGTGTTCCGCTACATGCAGCTCGCCTCGCATTACATCGGCCGGGTTGACGAATACCGGATGGAATTGCGAAAAACCGCCAAAACCGACGGTACGGAGGCCCTGATGCGCAAACTGCGGTCGCCTTCGGATGTGGACCGCAATTACCGCGACTTCTACCGCATCTTCGACGAAACGTTCCTCGGCATCTTCCCCGACTTCGTAGAGCGGGTCAACGAGCTGCTCGAAGAGCCGGCGCGTTTTCCGGTGCGTTCGGACGGGGCTCTTTCGACCGAACTGCGCATCCTGGCCGTCATGCGGCTGGGGATCACCGACAGCGGTTGCATCGCCAGTTTTCTGAACTGCGCTTCGGCAACGGTTTATACCTATCGCACCAAACTCCGCAATTCGGCGCTCGGCTCGCGCAGCGATTTCGAAAGGAAGATCCAGCATATCGGCCTCTGA